From Halomicrobium salinisoli, the proteins below share one genomic window:
- a CDS encoding ribonuclease H-like domain-containing protein, which produces MRVENSFIPVRGVGEKTERSLWEAGVTHWDDFRPDPVGETTAERIQSFIDEGYDRLADGDVTYFDQAFPNSEQWRLYDTFSENACFFDIETTGLDQHRDEVTTVSFHQGGETETLVQGDDLSAESLRATLGEADLLVTFNGKRFDVPFLEESFDVDLDRPHLDLMYTCKKLDLSGGLKEIEQSIGIERDRPDISGRDAVRLWREHERGVDGSLETLIEYNREDAVNLRTLADEVTAALDRRVFVD; this is translated from the coding sequence GTGCGCGTCGAGAACAGCTTCATTCCGGTCCGGGGCGTCGGCGAGAAGACGGAGCGGTCCCTGTGGGAGGCGGGCGTCACCCACTGGGACGACTTCCGCCCGGACCCGGTGGGCGAGACGACCGCCGAACGCATCCAGTCGTTCATCGACGAGGGGTACGACCGGCTGGCCGACGGCGACGTGACCTACTTCGACCAGGCGTTCCCGAACAGCGAGCAGTGGCGCCTGTACGACACCTTCTCGGAGAACGCCTGCTTCTTCGACATCGAGACGACCGGGCTGGACCAGCACCGGGACGAGGTGACGACCGTGAGCTTCCACCAGGGCGGGGAGACGGAGACGCTGGTGCAGGGCGACGACCTCAGCGCGGAGTCGCTGCGGGCGACGCTGGGCGAGGCCGACCTGCTGGTGACGTTCAACGGCAAGCGCTTCGACGTCCCCTTCCTCGAGGAGTCGTTCGACGTCGACCTCGATCGCCCACACCTGGACCTGATGTACACCTGCAAGAAGCTGGACCTCTCCGGCGGGCTCAAGGAGATCGAGCAGTCGATCGGCATCGAGCGCGATAGGCCGGACATCTCGGGCCGGGACGCCGTGCGCCTCTGGCGCGAGCACGAGCGCGGCGTCGACGGCTCGCTGGAGACGCTGATCGAGTACAACCGCGAGGACGCCGTCAACCTCCGGACGCTGGCCGACGAGGTGACGGCGGCGCTCGATCGGCGCGTCTTCGTCGACTGA
- a CDS encoding rhomboid family intramembrane serine protease yields MGRRLADSPTVTLLVALVVVFALQQIVTVAAGRPIARSLFTLSAPITTHPWTVVTAVYAHSSLSHLAANAAALALAGLLLERRTTPARFHAFFLTSGALAGLAQVSVSAMVGPFVPGMHARVSVLGASGAVFALFGYLLASNGVTEEVLGGVSLGPRLQVALLAGVAVAVTLATASPRAALIAHFTGFLLGLLAGRIHVLRPPAVRRRAGPV; encoded by the coding sequence ATGGGTCGTCGCCTGGCGGACAGCCCGACGGTGACGCTGCTGGTCGCCCTCGTCGTCGTGTTCGCCCTCCAGCAGATCGTGACCGTCGCCGCGGGCCGACCGATCGCCCGGTCGCTGTTCACCCTGTCGGCGCCGATCACGACCCACCCCTGGACGGTCGTCACAGCCGTCTACGCCCACAGCTCGCTGTCCCACCTCGCGGCCAACGCCGCGGCGCTGGCGCTGGCGGGCCTGCTCCTGGAGCGGCGGACCACGCCGGCGCGCTTCCACGCCTTCTTCCTGACGAGCGGCGCGCTGGCCGGCCTCGCGCAGGTGTCCGTCTCGGCGATGGTGGGGCCGTTCGTCCCCGGGATGCACGCCCGGGTGAGCGTCCTCGGCGCCAGCGGCGCGGTGTTCGCGCTGTTCGGCTACCTGCTGGCGAGCAACGGCGTGACCGAGGAGGTCCTCGGCGGCGTGTCGCTGGGACCGCGCCTCCAGGTGGCGCTGCTTGCCGGCGTCGCCGTGGCGGTCACCCTCGCCACCGCCAGCCCGCGGGCGGCGCTGATCGCTCACTTCACCGGCTTCCTGCTCGGGCTGCTGGCCGGCCGGATCCACGTCCTGCGCCCGCCGGCGGTGCGCCGCAGAGCCGGCCCCGTCTGA